The window CTCCGACAAAATGAGAGCGCTCTCATTAATGTAGAGTAACCCGAATGACGAAGCAAACCGGGAGTTGTGTCGCAAAACGCAACGAAGGCGGGAAAAGAGCAAAAAATGCGTGACGCAGTTGGCAAAAGGGGCGGTGGCGATCATACTTTCGGCAGTAAAAATCGGGGCCGGCTAAGATATGTCCCACAATTGCGTAAATATAGGTAAATGGCTGGTACTTGCCGATACAGCTCTTTAGAATCAAAGCGCTTTTCCGTTGTTTGTCTCTCAGAGAAAGGACCCGTTAATGTTCAAACGTACTTTAGTGACCTTCGTTGCGCTGTGTTCCCTGACAGCAATGGCGCCCGCTGCATTAGCCGCCGGCGAAACCCATGTCATGCTGACCACCTCGGCAGGGAATATCGAATTGGCGCTCGACAGTCAGAAGGCTCCGGTTTCCACCAAGAACTTCGTCGACTACGTGAACAACGGCTACTACAACAACACCGTTTTCCACCGCGTGATCCCGGGCTTTATGGTTCAGGGCGGCGGGTTTACTGCGGATATGCAGCAAAAATCCACCAACGCGCCAATCAAGAACGAAGCCGATAACGGCCTGCGCAACCTGCGCGGCACCATTTCTATGGCGCGCACCGCCGACAAAGACAGCGCCACCAGCCAGTTCTTCCTGAACGTGGCGGACAACGCCTTCCTGGATCACGGCCAGCGCGACTTCGGCTATGCGGTGTTCGGCAAGGTGGTGAAGGGCATGGACGTCGTGGACAAGATTTCCCAGGTGCCGACCGGCAACGTCGGCCCGTATCAGAACGTACCGACCAAACCGGTGGTGATTCTGTCAGCCAAAGTGCTGCCGTAAGTTATGCGGCCGATCCCGTCGGGGTCGGCCGGTTGTTCCTTCTGAAGCCTTGCCTGCATCACTGTTTTTCCCCCCTTCGCATGTTCTAATCAGCAGACTATAACCAGACCGGAAATCCGGCGTCTTTTCTCTGGATGAGTTGCTGCCATGTATGAATTTAACCAGGTGCTGCTGCTGTTGCAGCAGATGTGCGTGTATCTCGTTATTGCTTATCTGTTGAGCAAAACCCCGCTGTTCATTCCGCTGATGCAGGTGACTATCCGCCTGCCGCACAAGCTGCTGTGCTACGTGATTTTCTCGGTGTTCTGCATCATGGGCACCTATTTCGGGCTGCACATTCAGGATTCCATCGCCAACACCCGCGCCATAGGCGCGGTGCTCGGCGGCCTGCTGGGCGGGCCGTCGGTGGGCTTCCTGGTGGGGCTGACCGGCGGCTTGCACCGTTACACCCTGGGGGGCATGACCGACGTCGCCTGTGCGATTTCGACGGTGTCGGAAGGCTTGGTCGGCGGCATCGTGCACAGCATCGCCATGCGCCGCGGCCGCATCGAACTGCTGTTCAACCCGCTGTTCGTCGCCGGAGTGGCGCTGGTGGCGGAGGTGCTGCAGATGGCGATTATCCTGGCGGTGGCGCGCCCTTATGGCGAGGCGCTGCGCCTGGTGGAGCACATCGCGCTGCCGATGATGATCGCCAACACCGTCGGCGCCGCCATGTTTATGCAGATCCTGCTGGACCGGCGCGCGATGTTCGAGAAATACACCAGCGCCTTCTCCTCCAAGGCGTTGAAGATAGCCGAGGGCACCGAGGGCATTTTGCGCCAGGGCTTCGATCAGGAAAACAGCATGAAGGTCGCCCGGGTGATTTATCAGGAGCTGGGCATCGGCGCGGTGGCGATCACCGACCGCGACAAGCTGCTGGCGTTTATCGGCATTGGCGACGATCACCACCTGCCGGGCACGCCGATCGCCTCGGTGCACTCGCACCGCGCCATCGACAACAACGAAGTGGTGTACGCCGACGGCAATCAGCTTTCCTACTGCTGTTCGATCAATCCGGGCTGCAAGCTGGGCTCGACGCTGGTGATCCCGCTGCGCGGCGAAAACCAACGGGTGATCGGTACCATCAAACTGTATGAACCCAAGAGCCAGCTGTTCAGCACCATCAACCGCACGCTGGGTGAGGGCATCGCCAGCCTGCTGTCGGCGCAGATCATGGCCGGGCAGTATGAACGCCACAAACAGCTGCTGGCGCAGTCGGAAATCAAGCTGTTGCATGCGCAGGTCAACCCGCACTTCCTGTTCAACGCGCTGAATACGCTGGTGGCGGTGATCCGCCGCGACGGCGAGCGTGCCTGCGAACTGGTGCAGTACCTGTCCACCTTTTTCCGCAAGAACCTGAAACGCTCGGACGATGAGGTCAGCCTGGCGGATGAGATCGAGCATGTGAACGCCTACCTGCAAATTGAGAAAGCCCGCTTCGCCGATCGGCTGGAGATTGCGGTATCGCTGCCGGAAGAGCTGTTGCGGGTGCGCCTGCCGGCGTTTTCGCTCCAGCCGATCGTTGAGAACGCCATCAAGCACGGCACCTCCCACCTGCTGGGCGTGGGGCGGATCGACATCGGCGCGCGGCGCGAAGGGGACCGTCTGCTGCTGCAGGTGACCGACAACGCCGGGCTGTTCCGGCCGGAGCCTGACCGCAGCGGGCTGGGCATGAACCTGGTGGATAAACGCATTCGCGTGCGTTATGGCGAGGGTTATGGCGTGCAGGTAGATTGCCAGCCCGATAGCTTTACCCGCATTACGCTCAATGTTCCCATGGCGAGGGCCGCCTGATGTTAAACGTACTTATCGTCGACGATGAACCCTCCGCGCGCGACAACCTGCGCCACCTGCTGGAGGCCGAGGCTGGGGTCAACATTATCGGCGAGTGCGCCAATGCCATAGAGGCCATCAGCCAGATCCATCGCCTGCAGCCGGACGTGGTATTTCTCGATATTCAGATGCCGCGCGTCAGCGGGCTGGAAATGGTCGGCATGCTGGATCCCAACCGCATGCCGCATATCGTGTTCCTGACCGCCTATGACGAATACGCGGTGCAGGCGTTCGAAGAGCACGCGTTCGATTATCTGCTGAAGCCGGCGGAGCCCAAACGGCTGAGCAAGACGCTGCAACGCCTGCGGCAGCGCAGCGCGCCGCAGGATGTCGCGACGCTGGAAGAGAGCGCCGGCTATTTGAAATACATCCCCTGCACCGGCCACAGCCGCATCTATCTGCTGCGTTTCGACGAAGTGGTGGCGATCCGCTCGCGGCTGAGCGGGGTGTTCGTGGTGCGTAACGACGGCATGGAGTGCTTTACCGAGCTGACGCTGCGTACGCTGGAAAGCCGCACGCCGCTGGTGCGTTGCCATCGGCAGTACCTGGTCAATCTGGAACAGGTGCGCGAGATCCGCTTCGAAGAAGGCGGCGCGGCGGAGATGATCATGCCGGCCGGCGAGCCGGTGCCGGTCAGCCGGCGCTATCTGAAGGCGCTGAAGGAAGAGCTGGGGCTGCGCGGGTGAGCGTGATCTTAGGGCGATTCTGAAAATATTGGCTTAACGGGCGTCCTGATGGCGCCCTTTTTGTTTGTCCTTGACGGGGTTACGCCGCGCTTATAGCTTTATTGCATCAACAGGCGCTTTTCGCGCCGCGTCAGCGTCAAAGGAAAAGAAAATGAGTGAAGCACGGATTATCGCTAAAGCGATGAAGGACGGGAAACCGGTGCAGGATCTGGCGATCCTGCCGGCATTGGCGAACCGCCATGGCCTGATCACCGGGGCGACCGGTACCGGTAAGACAGTGACGCTGCAGAAAATGGCCGAACAATTCTCGCGCATCGGCGTGCCGGTGTTTTTGTCGGACGTGAAGGGCGACCTGTCCGGCATCGGCGCCGAGGGCGTGCCTTCCGAGAAGCTGCAGGCGCGGCTGGCGGCGATCGGCGTTACCGACTGGCAGCCGCAGGCCTGCACCATCATCCCGTGGGATATCTACGGTGAGAAGGGCCACCCGATCCGCGCCACCGTGTCGGACCTCGGCCCGCTGCTGCTGGGCCGCCTGCTGGATCTGAACGAAGTGCAAAGCGGCGTGCTGCAGCTGGTGTTCAAAATCGCCGACGACAACGCGCTGCTGCTGCTGGACATGAAAGATCTGCGCGCCATGGTGCAGTACGTCGGCGACAACGCCAAACAGTTCCAGACCCAGTACGGCAACATCTCTTCGGCCTCGGTCGGCGCTATCCAGCGCGGGCTGCTGACGCTGGAAGAGCAGGGCGCCAACCAGTTCTTCGGCGAGCCGATGCTGGACATCAACGATCTGATGAAAACCGACGCCAACGGCCACGGCATCATCAACCTGCTGGCGGCGGACAAGCTGATTAACCAACCGAAGCTGTATTCGGTGTTCCTGCTGTGGCTGCTGGCCGAACTGTTCGAACATCTGCCGGAAGTGGGCGATCCGGAGCAGCCGAAGCTGGTGTTCTTCTTCGATGAGGCCCACCTGCTGTTCAACGACGCGCCGCCGGCGCTGCTGACCAAAATCGAGCAGGTGGTGCGCCTGATCCGCTCCAAGGGCGTGGGCATCTACTTTGTCACCCAGAACCCGCTGGATATCCCGGACAGCGTGCTGGGCCAGCTGGGCAACCGCGTGCAGCACGCGCTGCGCGCCTTTACCCCGCGTGACCAGAAGGCGGTGAAGGCGGCGGCGCAGACCATGCGCGCCAACCCGGCTTTCGACGCCGAAACGGCGATCACCGAGTTGGGGGTTGGCGAGGCGCTGGTCTCCTTCCTGGATGAAAAGGGCCGGCCGAACGTGGTGGAGCGGGCGATGGTGATCGCGCCGGAGTCCAAGATGGGCATGCTGGGCGCCGACGGCCTGAACAGCGCGATCAACAGGTCGCCGCTGTATGGCCGCTATGAGGATATGGTCGACCGCGAATCGGCCTACGAGAAGCTGTCGTCGGAAGGCTTCGCCACCGTCGGCGCGCCGCAGCCGGGCCAGCCGGCTCAGCAACCGCAGGCGCAGCAGCAGGCGGGCGGCGGCCTGATGGGCGGCCTGAACGAAATCCTGTTCGGCTCTACCGGCCCGCGCGGCGGCAAGCGCGACGGCATCGTCCAGACCGCCGCCAAGAGCATGGCGCGCGATCTAGGCCGCCAGATCCTGCGCGGCGTGCTGGGTTC is drawn from Serratia entomophila and contains these coding sequences:
- the ppiA gene encoding peptidylprolyl isomerase A, with product MFKRTLVTFVALCSLTAMAPAALAAGETHVMLTTSAGNIELALDSQKAPVSTKNFVDYVNNGYYNNTVFHRVIPGFMVQGGGFTADMQQKSTNAPIKNEADNGLRNLRGTISMARTADKDSATSQFFLNVADNAFLDHGQRDFGYAVFGKVVKGMDVVDKISQVPTGNVGPYQNVPTKPVVILSAKVLP
- a CDS encoding sensor histidine kinase: MYEFNQVLLLLQQMCVYLVIAYLLSKTPLFIPLMQVTIRLPHKLLCYVIFSVFCIMGTYFGLHIQDSIANTRAIGAVLGGLLGGPSVGFLVGLTGGLHRYTLGGMTDVACAISTVSEGLVGGIVHSIAMRRGRIELLFNPLFVAGVALVAEVLQMAIILAVARPYGEALRLVEHIALPMMIANTVGAAMFMQILLDRRAMFEKYTSAFSSKALKIAEGTEGILRQGFDQENSMKVARVIYQELGIGAVAITDRDKLLAFIGIGDDHHLPGTPIASVHSHRAIDNNEVVYADGNQLSYCCSINPGCKLGSTLVIPLRGENQRVIGTIKLYEPKSQLFSTINRTLGEGIASLLSAQIMAGQYERHKQLLAQSEIKLLHAQVNPHFLFNALNTLVAVIRRDGERACELVQYLSTFFRKNLKRSDDEVSLADEIEHVNAYLQIEKARFADRLEIAVSLPEELLRVRLPAFSLQPIVENAIKHGTSHLLGVGRIDIGARREGDRLLLQVTDNAGLFRPEPDRSGLGMNLVDKRIRVRYGEGYGVQVDCQPDSFTRITLNVPMARAA
- the btsR gene encoding two-component system response regulator BtsR; this encodes MLNVLIVDDEPSARDNLRHLLEAEAGVNIIGECANAIEAISQIHRLQPDVVFLDIQMPRVSGLEMVGMLDPNRMPHIVFLTAYDEYAVQAFEEHAFDYLLKPAEPKRLSKTLQRLRQRSAPQDVATLEESAGYLKYIPCTGHSRIYLLRFDEVVAIRSRLSGVFVVRNDGMECFTELTLRTLESRTPLVRCHRQYLVNLEQVREIRFEEGGAAEMIMPAGEPVPVSRRYLKALKEELGLRG
- a CDS encoding helicase HerA-like domain-containing protein, with the translated sequence MSEARIIAKAMKDGKPVQDLAILPALANRHGLITGATGTGKTVTLQKMAEQFSRIGVPVFLSDVKGDLSGIGAEGVPSEKLQARLAAIGVTDWQPQACTIIPWDIYGEKGHPIRATVSDLGPLLLGRLLDLNEVQSGVLQLVFKIADDNALLLLDMKDLRAMVQYVGDNAKQFQTQYGNISSASVGAIQRGLLTLEEQGANQFFGEPMLDINDLMKTDANGHGIINLLAADKLINQPKLYSVFLLWLLAELFEHLPEVGDPEQPKLVFFFDEAHLLFNDAPPALLTKIEQVVRLIRSKGVGIYFVTQNPLDIPDSVLGQLGNRVQHALRAFTPRDQKAVKAAAQTMRANPAFDAETAITELGVGEALVSFLDEKGRPNVVERAMVIAPESKMGMLGADGLNSAINRSPLYGRYEDMVDRESAYEKLSSEGFATVGAPQPGQPAQQPQAQQQAGGGLMGGLNEILFGSTGPRGGKRDGIVQTAAKSMARDLGRQILRGVLGSIMGGRKK